From Aphelocoma coerulescens isolate FSJ_1873_10779 chromosome 15, UR_Acoe_1.0, whole genome shotgun sequence, one genomic window encodes:
- the LOC138119352 gene encoding uncharacterized protein isoform X1, producing the protein MLRSGPGAGLVLAAAAALCLGGAGAKVYYSCGAVVESMERGLILSPGFPNNYYPGTHCVWQFFIPMRTHLILEIFDFDIFESSSETPTPWDGFSASATTENKDMPSLEENLDFAVHTTKPSLQTSMSKVAQNLSSTGDQSKDLAGHLDELPGTISKKDEAKQASEENQWKQMKEPKAITKAHPEELPFPVAGSASMQRQNTSGLETGDLEGKILLAHLTASERDEVTVESWTLPSTALPMEISSSPQSAVDVCPHDVLYVSDLITFSSRFCGPNSPVNKTMVFGSSLEMVEVIVELITTTDRGRGFAMLFEYRNITDPDAVDAVRQERKENMMMLAITTGIIVFALALLSALCVACRQRTCPKRSSSNACSDQENRIQNSTVDINELQLVVPSRENENNNHSVSREQAVTSCRGSTERSPQDTDPDVPSSISAVTTETGSDEVFIISAGPGTSGLSFTTYRIQDKNLKRSVTSPASVSDWLSSHPMAAGADAAEKGNVQLENPCPRQRTWSARTFHDFLAPIPQLQKKWCSWSTNSPFTKLVDSSGFSTAARSQGVPTRKVISATEIEGASETVYSDSSASNASYPLTLSAQRQRKLTSCNLKKSRFGNPYFGFLASSPDSKHVRPLDPSRHLGAASPGNSQSPKNLLESSNPLKINLVNGSKTKELMVETDKNKPVFVISEEGDDQQPLVLAEHLSQCGDHLSEQNAVYALAMPEKQLGVLTAEGNSSATFPSSLPLWAKSPTSYKCHGKAPSSSRDQQSSAGGDSNTTETSQNCDTPAAPTLCQASVQ; encoded by the exons GTGTATTATTCCTGTGGTGCAGTGGTGGAATCAATGGAAAGAGGCCTGATTTTGTCACCAGGTTTTCCAAACAACTACTACCCAGGGACACACTGCGTCTGGCAGTTCTTCATTCCCATGAGAACCCATCTCATCTTGGAAATATTTGATTTTGACATTTTTGAGAGCTCTAGTGAAACTCCAACCCCCTGGGATGGCTTTTCAGCCTCTGCTACAACAGAAAATAAGGACATGCCTTCTCTTGAGGAAAACCTGGACTTTGCTGTCCATACCACAAAACCCTCTCTCCAGACCTCAATGTCAAAGGTGGCTCAGAATCTGAGCAGCACCGGAGACCAGTCAAAGGACCTTGCTGGTCACCTGGATGAACTTCCAGGAACCATCTCAAAAAAAGATGAAGCCAAACAAGCATCTGAAGAAAACCAGTGGAAGCAGATGAAGGAACCCAAAGCGATTACCAAGGCTCACCCAGAGGAGCTGCCATTCCCTGTGGCTGGCAGTGCCTCGATGCAGAGGCAAAATACCAGTGGCCTGGAAACAGGAGATTTGGAAGGGAAGATCTTGCTAGCCCACTTAACTGCTAGTGAGAGAGATGAAGTCACAGTAGAGAGCTGGACTCTTCCCTCAACAGCATTGCCCATGGAAATCTCCTCCAGCCCTCAGTCAGCAGTGGATGTCTGTCCCCATGATGTATTATATGTTTCTGATCTCATCACATTTTCCTCTCGCTTCTGTGGGCCAAATTCCCCTGTAAACAAGACCATGGTCTTTGGTTCATCTCTGGAAATGGTTGAGGTTATCGTGGAGCTGATCACCACCACGGACCGGGGCCGAGGCTTTGCGATGCTCTTTGAGTACAGGAACATCACTGACCCCGATGCTGTGGATGCTgtgaggcaggagaggaaggaaaatatgATGATGCTGGCAATTACTACAGGGATCATTGTgtttgctcttgctttgctctcTGCCCTCTGCGTAGCTTGCAG GCAGAGAACGTGCCCCAAAAGGAGCTCATCCAACGCATGCAGTGACCAGGAG AACAGGATCCAGAACTCCACTGTCGATATCAATGAGCTCCAGCTGGTGGTGCCAAGTCgggagaatgaaaacaacaacCACTCTGTGAGCCGGGAGCAGGCGG tcacttcctgcagaggcagcacagaACGGTCTCCTCAGGACACTGACCCAGATGTGCCCTCCTCCATCTCTGCAGTGACCACTGAGACTGGGAGTGATGAAGTGTTTATAATTTCTGCTGGACCTGGGACCAGTGGCTTGAGCTTTACCACCTACAGGATACAG GACAAAAACCTAAAAAGAAGTGTCACAAGCCCGGCCTCTGTGTCTGACTGGCTGAGCTCCCATCCCATGGCTGCAGGGGCAGACGCTGCTGAGAAGGGGAATGTCCAGCTGGAGAATCCCTGTCCCAGGCAGCGCACGTGGAGCGCCCGCACTTTCCACGACTTCCTGGCTCCAATACCACAGCTACAGAAAAAATGGTGTAGCTGGAGCACCAACAGCCCCTTCACAAAGCTGGTTGACAGCAGT GGTTTTTCTACAGCTGCAAGATCCCAAGGTGTGCCAACCAGAAAGGTGATCTCAGCCACTGAGATAGAGGGAGCATCAGAGACTGTTTACTCTGATTCATCTGCCAGTAATGCCTCATACCCCCTCACTCTGTCTGCACAGAGGCAGCGGAAGCTAACCTCCTGCAATTTGAAGAAATCCAGATTTGGGAACCCTTATTTTGGATTTTTAGCCAGTTCCCCTGACAGCAAACATGTGAGGCCGTTGGATCCCTCAAGACATCTAGGGGCAGCATCTCCAGGTAACAGCCAAAGCCCCAAAAATCTTCTAGAGAGCTCCAACCCACTGAAAATCAACTTGGTCAACGGTTCAAAAACAAAGGAGCTTATGGTAGAAACAGATAAAAACAAACCAGTTTTTGTTATTTCTGAAGAAGGGGATGATCAGCAGCCTCTGGTCCTAGCAGAACACCTTAGTCAATGTGGAGATCACCTGTCAGAGCAAAATGCTGTGTATGCTCTGGCCATGCCAGAGAAACAGCTGGGGGTTCTGACTGCAGAGGGGAACAGCTCTGCCACCTTCCCATCGAGTCTTCCCCTTTGGGCAAAATCCCCCACTTCATACAAATGTCATGGAAAggcccccagctcctccagggaccagcagagctcagcaggtGGAGATTCCAACACTACTGAGACCTCACAGAACTGCGACACCCCTGCTGCTCCTACCCTGTGCCAAGCGTCAGTCCAGTGA
- the LOC138119352 gene encoding uncharacterized protein isoform X2, whose translation MEAAAKVYYSCGAVVESMERGLILSPGFPNNYYPGTHCVWQFFIPMRTHLILEIFDFDIFESSSETPTPWDGFSASATTENKDMPSLEENLDFAVHTTKPSLQTSMSKVAQNLSSTGDQSKDLAGHLDELPGTISKKDEAKQASEENQWKQMKEPKAITKAHPEELPFPVAGSASMQRQNTSGLETGDLEGKILLAHLTASERDEVTVESWTLPSTALPMEISSSPQSAVDVCPHDVLYVSDLITFSSRFCGPNSPVNKTMVFGSSLEMVEVIVELITTTDRGRGFAMLFEYRNITDPDAVDAVRQERKENMMMLAITTGIIVFALALLSALCVACRQRTCPKRSSSNACSDQENRIQNSTVDINELQLVVPSRENENNNHSVSREQAVTSCRGSTERSPQDTDPDVPSSISAVTTETGSDEVFIISAGPGTSGLSFTTYRIQDKNLKRSVTSPASVSDWLSSHPMAAGADAAEKGNVQLENPCPRQRTWSARTFHDFLAPIPQLQKKWCSWSTNSPFTKLVDSSGFSTAARSQGVPTRKVISATEIEGASETVYSDSSASNASYPLTLSAQRQRKLTSCNLKKSRFGNPYFGFLASSPDSKHVRPLDPSRHLGAASPGNSQSPKNLLESSNPLKINLVNGSKTKELMVETDKNKPVFVISEEGDDQQPLVLAEHLSQCGDHLSEQNAVYALAMPEKQLGVLTAEGNSSATFPSSLPLWAKSPTSYKCHGKAPSSSRDQQSSAGGDSNTTETSQNCDTPAAPTLCQASVQ comes from the exons GTGTATTATTCCTGTGGTGCAGTGGTGGAATCAATGGAAAGAGGCCTGATTTTGTCACCAGGTTTTCCAAACAACTACTACCCAGGGACACACTGCGTCTGGCAGTTCTTCATTCCCATGAGAACCCATCTCATCTTGGAAATATTTGATTTTGACATTTTTGAGAGCTCTAGTGAAACTCCAACCCCCTGGGATGGCTTTTCAGCCTCTGCTACAACAGAAAATAAGGACATGCCTTCTCTTGAGGAAAACCTGGACTTTGCTGTCCATACCACAAAACCCTCTCTCCAGACCTCAATGTCAAAGGTGGCTCAGAATCTGAGCAGCACCGGAGACCAGTCAAAGGACCTTGCTGGTCACCTGGATGAACTTCCAGGAACCATCTCAAAAAAAGATGAAGCCAAACAAGCATCTGAAGAAAACCAGTGGAAGCAGATGAAGGAACCCAAAGCGATTACCAAGGCTCACCCAGAGGAGCTGCCATTCCCTGTGGCTGGCAGTGCCTCGATGCAGAGGCAAAATACCAGTGGCCTGGAAACAGGAGATTTGGAAGGGAAGATCTTGCTAGCCCACTTAACTGCTAGTGAGAGAGATGAAGTCACAGTAGAGAGCTGGACTCTTCCCTCAACAGCATTGCCCATGGAAATCTCCTCCAGCCCTCAGTCAGCAGTGGATGTCTGTCCCCATGATGTATTATATGTTTCTGATCTCATCACATTTTCCTCTCGCTTCTGTGGGCCAAATTCCCCTGTAAACAAGACCATGGTCTTTGGTTCATCTCTGGAAATGGTTGAGGTTATCGTGGAGCTGATCACCACCACGGACCGGGGCCGAGGCTTTGCGATGCTCTTTGAGTACAGGAACATCACTGACCCCGATGCTGTGGATGCTgtgaggcaggagaggaaggaaaatatgATGATGCTGGCAATTACTACAGGGATCATTGTgtttgctcttgctttgctctcTGCCCTCTGCGTAGCTTGCAG GCAGAGAACGTGCCCCAAAAGGAGCTCATCCAACGCATGCAGTGACCAGGAG AACAGGATCCAGAACTCCACTGTCGATATCAATGAGCTCCAGCTGGTGGTGCCAAGTCgggagaatgaaaacaacaacCACTCTGTGAGCCGGGAGCAGGCGG tcacttcctgcagaggcagcacagaACGGTCTCCTCAGGACACTGACCCAGATGTGCCCTCCTCCATCTCTGCAGTGACCACTGAGACTGGGAGTGATGAAGTGTTTATAATTTCTGCTGGACCTGGGACCAGTGGCTTGAGCTTTACCACCTACAGGATACAG GACAAAAACCTAAAAAGAAGTGTCACAAGCCCGGCCTCTGTGTCTGACTGGCTGAGCTCCCATCCCATGGCTGCAGGGGCAGACGCTGCTGAGAAGGGGAATGTCCAGCTGGAGAATCCCTGTCCCAGGCAGCGCACGTGGAGCGCCCGCACTTTCCACGACTTCCTGGCTCCAATACCACAGCTACAGAAAAAATGGTGTAGCTGGAGCACCAACAGCCCCTTCACAAAGCTGGTTGACAGCAGT GGTTTTTCTACAGCTGCAAGATCCCAAGGTGTGCCAACCAGAAAGGTGATCTCAGCCACTGAGATAGAGGGAGCATCAGAGACTGTTTACTCTGATTCATCTGCCAGTAATGCCTCATACCCCCTCACTCTGTCTGCACAGAGGCAGCGGAAGCTAACCTCCTGCAATTTGAAGAAATCCAGATTTGGGAACCCTTATTTTGGATTTTTAGCCAGTTCCCCTGACAGCAAACATGTGAGGCCGTTGGATCCCTCAAGACATCTAGGGGCAGCATCTCCAGGTAACAGCCAAAGCCCCAAAAATCTTCTAGAGAGCTCCAACCCACTGAAAATCAACTTGGTCAACGGTTCAAAAACAAAGGAGCTTATGGTAGAAACAGATAAAAACAAACCAGTTTTTGTTATTTCTGAAGAAGGGGATGATCAGCAGCCTCTGGTCCTAGCAGAACACCTTAGTCAATGTGGAGATCACCTGTCAGAGCAAAATGCTGTGTATGCTCTGGCCATGCCAGAGAAACAGCTGGGGGTTCTGACTGCAGAGGGGAACAGCTCTGCCACCTTCCCATCGAGTCTTCCCCTTTGGGCAAAATCCCCCACTTCATACAAATGTCATGGAAAggcccccagctcctccagggaccagcagagctcagcaggtGGAGATTCCAACACTACTGAGACCTCACAGAACTGCGACACCCCTGCTGCTCCTACCCTGTGCCAAGCGTCAGTCCAGTGA